ATTGGCATCGGGGCTATGGCTTTAATGAGCTTCGCCTTTATCTGAATGGTTACTTGGCTGGGTTACGTTCAGCAGGTGTTCTTGAACCCTATCAAGTTAATAGGTTAGAAGAAGAGTCAGAACGGTTTTTGCGCGATCGATCTAATTTTGAAGAGGTGGAAACCCAAACGGAAGTAGATTTTTATTAAAGTGGTTTGTCTTTAAATCAAATGTGATCGAATAAACTCCTGAACTTGAGTTAATCCTTCTTGAGTTTTTAAGTTCGTAAAGACAAAGGGTCGTTCTGGACGCATCATTTTGGCATCTCGTTCCATCACCGTGAGATCAGCCCCCACATAAGGAGCGAGGTCAATTTTATTAATGACAAGTAAGTCAGATTTGGTAATTCCTGGCCCTCCTTTGCGTGGAATTTTATCCCCTGCTGCTACATCAATCACGTAAATGGTAATATCCACTAATTCGGGGCTAAAGGTTGCTGCGAGGTTATCGCCCCCACTTTCCACAAAAAGCAACTCTAAGGGCTGAAATTTGCTTTCTAACTGTTCAATCGCGGAAAGGTTAAGGCTGGCATCCTCTCGAATTGCTGTGTGCGGACAGCCCCCTGTTTCCACTCCAAAAACGCGATCGCGCTCTAGCGCCTGAGAACGCACTAAAAATTCTGCATCCTCTTGAGTATAAATATCATTTGTCACCACGGCAATATTACAGGACTCTCGCATGGTGTGACAGAGTAAATTAAGTAAGGCAGTTTTTCCTGATCCCACTGGCCCAGCAATTCCTACTCGTAGCGTTGGATTCATCATTTAACTCCGAAATAAACGGCTATACTGAATTTCATGTTGCATACTGGCAAGCCCTAGCCCCCAACTACAACTGTATAAGTCCTCATCGGGTAATACTAAAATCTCAGCAGTCGTGATTTCCATTAAGGGGTGCAACTCCTGTAATAACTGCTGCCCTGCTGTTTGTCCTAATGGAATTAATTTTACCCCAGCATTAACCATATTGGTTGTCCAACTGTGAAGATGACCGAGAATTGCTAAATTTTCTTCAATTTGCCAATGGGCGGAGGCAATTCCTAGCGCGATCGCGTAATTATAAGACTTTCCTAGAGCTTGAAGACGAGGTTCTAAAGTCGAGGAATTTTTGTCTAATGCTAATAATAAGCGAATCAGGCTATTTCCCATTTGCCAACTTTGTTCCCGTAATTCTGAAGTTTCTTTAACCGCACTACTCCACTGATTCCAATACTGTATGGTGTCTATTTCCCCATTTAACCAGCCATGATAAGCCCGTAACATCAACGCTGTTTCTAAACGAATTGCGCCATGAGATAGTTCTTGGGATAACCAGTGTGATAAATCGCTTTGATTGCGAATCCATTGTTGTTCAATTGCCGTTTCTAAGCCTTCAGAGTAACTATAAGCGCCTAAAGGTAAAGCTGAGTTAGATAATTGTAATAATTTTAAAATCACGATTAGTTCTTAGAGTAAAATGAAAGTAAATCGGATGTTGGGGACGCAATCATGACTTACAAAAAGATTTTAGTGGCTCTCGATCAATCTTCACAAGGAGATATTGTTTTTCAGCAAGCGATTACCCTGGCTAAAGCCTATCAAGCACAACTTTTTTTATTTCATGCACTGATCTTTAATGGTCGCAATCTTGAGGCTTACAGTGGCATCTATGGGCAGAATGTTTTGAGTCTTTCTTCTTCTGTACAAGAACAACTAGAAGCCGAAACTGAAGAAATAGAAACTTGGTTATCAGGCTATGCGGAACAAGCCCAAGCAGAAGGATTAGCTGTGGAGTATGATTGGAAGGTTGGGGAACCAAGTAGTTGGATCCGAGAAATGGCAAAAACTTGGGATGCGGATTTAGTAATCCTTGGTCGCCGTGGAAGAAGAGGATTAGCAGAGGTATTTTTAGGAAGTGTTAGCAATCATGTAGTTCATTATGCCCCTTGTTCGGTATTGGTGGTGCAGGGGAAAGATTTTGACTCTGATCAAGAGCAAGAATGAGGTTTCAATTGGGTAACGACCAAAAACCGTTACACTGAGCTTTGGGCTTCTTTACTAATCCGCTTGCTGAGATTGAGGACTTCTGGCTCACTTACGTTAAAATTAAAGGGAAACCTTATTGTTGTTTAAGTCAAGTTAGATAAGTTTATTTATGAGTGCCTCTACCACTAAAGCTAATACTTTATCACTCCATTATCTCGGCGATCGCACCCTAAGAAAACCCTGTAAACGCATTAGCAAAGTTGATCAATCTATTAGAGACTTAGCCAAGCAGATGGTTCAAACCATGTATGCAGAGCAGGGGATTGGTTTGGCAGCTCCACAGGTGGGAGTTAATAAGCAAATGTTAGTGGTGGATTGCGATCACGATA
This window of the Euhalothece natronophila Z-M001 genome carries:
- a CDS encoding universal stress protein; this encodes MTYKKILVALDQSSQGDIVFQQAITLAKAYQAQLFLFHALIFNGRNLEAYSGIYGQNVLSLSSSVQEQLEAETEEIETWLSGYAEQAQAEGLAVEYDWKVGEPSSWIREMAKTWDADLVILGRRGRRGLAEVFLGSVSNHVVHYAPCSVLVVQGKDFDSDQEQE
- the ureG gene encoding urease accessory protein UreG; amino-acid sequence: MNPTLRVGIAGPVGSGKTALLNLLCHTMRESCNIAVVTNDIYTQEDAEFLVRSQALERDRVFGVETGGCPHTAIREDASLNLSAIEQLESKFQPLELLFVESGGDNLAATFSPELVDITIYVIDVAAGDKIPRKGGPGITKSDLLVINKIDLAPYVGADLTVMERDAKMMRPERPFVFTNLKTQEGLTQVQEFIRSHLI
- a CDS encoding urease accessory protein UreF, translated to MILKLLQLSNSALPLGAYSYSEGLETAIEQQWIRNQSDLSHWLSQELSHGAIRLETALMLRAYHGWLNGEIDTIQYWNQWSSAVKETSELREQSWQMGNSLIRLLLALDKNSSTLEPRLQALGKSYNYAIALGIASAHWQIEENLAILGHLHSWTTNMVNAGVKLIPLGQTAGQQLLQELHPLMEITTAEILVLPDEDLYSCSWGLGLASMQHEIQYSRLFRS
- a CDS encoding DUF6761 family protein, yielding MLQDSQAIRYYQHLTDAMVDYWHRGYGFNELRLYLNGYLAGLRSAGVLEPYQVNRLEEESERFLRDRSNFEEVETQTEVDFY